A window from Candidatus Hydrogenedentota bacterium encodes these proteins:
- a CDS encoding haloacid dehalogenase-like hydrolase produces GPSDIPTFSVVRKHGGLAYAVYPPGSTERFAQVDDLLKTGRVDSCGPADYRAGGQTDMWLQRQVTIIANRMVEERRRKLESKTARSPQHGE; encoded by the coding sequence GGCCCCAGCGACATTCCCACGTTCTCCGTTGTGCGCAAACACGGCGGGCTCGCCTATGCCGTGTATCCGCCGGGATCGACAGAGCGCTTTGCGCAGGTCGATGATTTGCTGAAAACGGGGCGCGTCGATTCCTGCGGCCCTGCTGATTATCGCGCGGGCGGTCAAACGGATATGTGGCTGCAGCGGCAGGTGACCATCATTGCAAATCGGATGGTAGAGGAACGACGGCGAAAACTCGAATCGAAAACAGCGCGCAGCCCGCAGCATGGAGAATGA